The following proteins are co-located in the Xyrauchen texanus isolate HMW12.3.18 chromosome 41, RBS_HiC_50CHRs, whole genome shotgun sequence genome:
- the LOC127634605 gene encoding DNA topoisomerase I, mitochondrial-like: MKLSKGHDKSSKKHEKREKKKSKHSSKDREKDSKRNGKHKSSSKMKHSPSSGEAQSVDISGVKCESGDHDVDVEDYGHDRVSEVTAKQETDCESPGITRVSPPVKIKKKKVKDEKSEEKHDTRDKHQESVRKRKSSEHDKSEKKKKIKRDTDEDKKEKVKKDVKKNEEPDKWKWWEEGKSSDSQKWRSLEHKGPYFPPEYEPLPDNITFYYDGQPLKLSPATEEIATFFAKMLDHEYTSKDVFQNNFFTDWKEEMTKDERKLIKTLSKCDFSEMHKYFVEKSEERKNLSKEEKQVLKEEASRLTEEYGYCLLDGHREKIGNFKLEPPGLFRGRGEHPKMGKLKKRIQPEDVIINCGKDSKIPEAPAGHRWKRVQHDNTVTWLVSWLENIQGRPKYIMLNPSSKLKGEKDWQKYETARQLKMSVDSIRKEYRRDWTSREMKTRQRGVALYFIDKLALRAGNEKDDESADTVGCCSLRVEHITLHRHMDGQENVVEFDFLGKDSIRYYNKVPVEKQVFKSLKLFMDNKNPEDDLFDRITTVYLNKTLNESMTGLTAKVFRTFNASTTLQDQLNKLTTDDMSVEEKILSYNRANRAVAILCNHQRAAPKTFEKSMQLLQEKIQKKKEQIEEARKELKAAKRAHKDAPTDKSRKLVEKKEKTVQRLCEQLKKLQLQETDREENKVIALGTSKLNYLDPRITVAWCKKHHVPIEKIYNKTQRDKFAWAIDMTEEHFQF; the protein is encoded by the exons ATGAAACTCAGTAAAGGACACGACAAGAGCAgtaaaaaacatgagaaaag AGAGAAGAAGAAATCCAAGCATTCTTCTAAAGACAGAGAAAAGGACTCGAAGCGGAACGGGAAGCACAAATCCTCCTCAAAG ATGAAACACTCCCCGTCATCAGGAGAAGCTCAGTCTGTAGATATCAG CGGTGTGAAATGTGAATCAGGAGATCATGACGTGGATGTG GAGGATTATGGTCATGATCGTGTGTCTGAGGTGACCGCTAAGCAGGAGACCGACTGCGAGTCACCGGGCATCACGCGGGTCAGTCCACCTGTCAAGattaaaaagaagaaagtgaaagatgAAAAGAGCGAAGAGAAACACGACACACGAGATAAACATCAAGAGTCTGTGAGGAAAAGAAAAAGTTCTGAACATGACAAAtcagagaagaagaaaaagatcAAGAGAGACACGGACGAGGACAAGAAAGAAAAGGTGAAGAAAGATGTCAAGAAAAACGAGGAGCCTGATAAGTGGAAATG GTGGGAGGAAGGAAAATCATCAGACAGTCAGAAATGGAGGAGTCTTGAACATAAAGGTCCATATTTCCCTCCAGAATATGAGCCGCTGCCAGATAACATCACTTTTTATTATGATG GACAGCCGTTGAAACTGAGTCCTGCTACTGAGGAAATCGCAACGTTCTTCGCTAAGATGCTGGATCACGAATACACCAGTAAAGACGTGTTTCAGAACAACTTCTTCACTGATTGGAAGGAG GAAATGACCAAAGACGAGAGGAAGTTGATCAAGACGCTCTCCAAGTGTGACTTCAGTGAAATGCACAAATACTTTGTGGAGAAGTCGGAGGAGAGGAAGAACCTGAGCAAAGAAGAGAAGCAG GTCCTGAAGGAGGAGGCCAGTCGTCTGACGGAGGAGTACGGCTACTGTCTGCTGGACGGACATCGCGAGAAAATCGGAAACTTCAAGCTAGAGCCGCCGGGTCTGTTCCGCGGGCGAGGAGAACACCCAAAGATGGGCAAACTGAAGAAACGCATCCAGCCCGAAGACGTCATCATCAACTGCGGCAA AGACTCGAAGATCCCCGAAGCTCCTGCAGGTCACCGGTGGAAGCGTGTTCAACATGACAACACGGTCACATGGCTGGTGTCCTGGCTGGAGAACATTCAGGGACGACCCAAATACATCATGCTGAACCCCAGCTCCAAACTGAAG GGGGAGAAGGACTGGCAGAAGTACGAAACGGCTCGTCAGTTGAAGATGAGCGTGGACTCCATCAGGAAGGAGTACCGCCGGGACTGGACGTCCAGAGAGATGAAGACCAGACAGAGAGGAGTCGCACTCTACTTCATTGATAAG ctggcCCTGCGAGCAGGTAATGAGAAGGACGATGAGTCCGCTGATACGGTGGGCTGCTGTTCTCTGCGTGTGGAGCACATCACTCTTCACAGACACATGGACGGACAGGAGAATGTGGTCGAGTTCGACTTTCTGGGCAAAGACTCCATCCGCTACTACAACAAAGTGCCAGTAGAGAAACAG GTTTTCAAAAGCTTGAAACTTTTCATGGACAACAAGAACCCAGAGGACGATTTATTTGACAGAATTACA ACGGTCTACCTCAACAAAACCCTCAACGAGTCGATGACGGGACTGACGGCGAAAGTCTTTCGAACCTTCAACGCTTCGACCACACTGCAGGACCAGCTCAATAAACTCACTACAG ACGACATGTCGGTGGAGGAGAAGATCTTGTCCTATAATCGAGCGAACCGAGCTGTGGCCATACTGTGTAACCACCAGAGGGCAGCACCCAAAACCTTTGAGAAATCAATGCAGCTGCTGCAGGAGAag ATCCAGAAGAAAAAGGAACAAATTGAAGAAGCCAGAAAAGAGCTGAAAGCGGCGAAGAGAGCACATAAAGACGCTCCGACTGACAAATCCAGGAA GCTGGTAGAGAAGAAGGAGAAGACGGTTCAGAGATTATGTGAACAGCTGAAGAAGCTGCAGCTGCAGGAAACTGATCGTGAGGAGAATAAGGTGATCGCTTTGGGCACGTCCAAACTCAACTATCTGGACCCTCGCATCACTGTTGCCTG GTGTAAGAAACATCACGTGCCCATTGAGAAGATCTATAACAAAACCCAGAGGGACAAGTTCGCCTGGGCCATTGACATGACGGAGGAGCACTTCCAGTTCTGA